The proteins below are encoded in one region of Poecile atricapillus isolate bPoeAtr1 chromosome 19, bPoeAtr1.hap1, whole genome shotgun sequence:
- the LOC131586421 gene encoding zinc finger protein 239-like → YKCLECGKSFSQRKTLICHQMIHTGEWPYECGECGKGFSYNSHLIVHQRIHTGERPYECPECGKRFRVSSTLLVHQRIHTDERPFRCSECGEGFQHNSTLIIHRRIHTGERPYECPQCGRSFTQSSNLTRHQRRHQ, encoded by the coding sequence tacaagtgcttggagtgtgggaagagcttcagccagaggaaaaccctgatctgccaccagatgatccacactggggaatggccctacgagtgtggggaatgtgggaagggcttcagctacaactcccacctcatcgtccaccagcgcatccacactggggagaggccctacgagtgtcccgagtgtgggaagaggtttcgggtcagctccactctccttgtgcaccagcggattcacacggatgagaggcccttccgctgctcCGAGTGTGGGGAGGGTTTCCagcacaactccaccctcatcatccaccggcgcatccacactggggagaggccctacgagtgtccccagtgtgggaggagcttcacccagagctctaacttgaccagacaccaacggaggcaccagtaa